From one Methanorbis furvi genomic stretch:
- a CDS encoding YwbE family protein, producing the protein MLDGRVRKNIRPGTAVAVVLKADQPTGALTWGRVAEILTNSSTHPHGIKVRLTNGQVGRVQQIYDDE; encoded by the coding sequence ATGCTTGACGGACGTGTACGAAAAAATATCAGACCGGGAACTGCGGTGGCAGTGGTGTTAAAGGCTGATCAGCCGACCGGTGCTTTAACATGGGGGAGGGTTGCAGAAATTCTCACGAACTCGTCCACGCATCCGCATGGAATCAAAGTGCGGCTCACGAACGGACAGGTCGGCAGAGTCCAGCAGATTTACGATGATGAATAA
- a CDS encoding protease inhibitor I42 family protein, which translates to MLVVVAACVLAAGCIGTDSGSATPTPTPTPSSEQVTTVMVDKFGTVIPANDKIQFILPSNPTTGYGWIAADVSGLVINQTYEATPVEEGIAGSGGNDIFTITADKAGTYQFVAEYKRSWENETPLETFTQDLIFVDPTTTPSDVPLLSVAFTGKVNPAASEVVKVVTEGNPTTGYEWTITNDTQLKVLNSTFVSSAIPGSTMVGVGGFYEWYVTAEKAGTYEFAAEYKRSWEDEPIGKFFFDITFV; encoded by the coding sequence ATGCTGGTTGTCGTTGCCGCTTGCGTCCTCGCGGCAGGATGCATCGGTACTGACAGCGGTTCGGCAACTCCAACTCCTACTCCGACGCCGTCGTCTGAGCAGGTAACAACAGTAATGGTTGATAAGTTCGGCACTGTTATTCCGGCAAATGATAAGATTCAGTTCATTCTGCCATCGAATCCGACTACCGGTTATGGATGGATTGCAGCTGATGTTTCTGGTCTTGTGATTAACCAGACTTATGAAGCAACGCCGGTCGAGGAGGGTATTGCAGGCTCCGGAGGAAATGATATCTTCACGATCACTGCGGATAAAGCAGGAACCTATCAGTTCGTTGCTGAGTACAAGCGGTCGTGGGAGAATGAGACTCCTCTTGAGACCTTTACCCAGGATCTGATCTTTGTTGATCCAACCACCACTCCGTCAGATGTTCCTCTGCTTTCCGTTGCATTCACCGGGAAAGTTAATCCGGCTGCCAGCGAAGTAGTGAAGGTTGTGACCGAAGGCAATCCGACTACCGGCTATGAGTGGACGATCACCAATGACACGCAGCTGAAAGTGCTGAACTCGACCTTTGTGTCTTCTGCAATACCGGGCTCGACTATGGTCGGTGTTGGCGGTTTCTATGAGTGGTATGTCACTGCAGAGAAAGCAGGAACGTATGAGTTCGCTGCCGAGTACAAGCGGTCGTGGGAGGATGAGCCGATAGGCAAGTTCTTCTTTGACATCACGTTTGTGTGA
- a CDS encoding bifunctional cobalt-precorrin-7 (C(5))-methyltransferase/cobalt-precorrin-6B (C(15))-methyltransferase, which produces MELPGGPTQPEVMAVSLAKLGVRPGDTVADIGCGTGTVTKELANLAGPSGHVYAVDRRALAIACTKETCEGMATVETVEGEAMEFLSSSRKKIDCAFCGGSRDIAEIITRLDADGCRSIVVNAVLIETAVEAMHTMQSLGIFQEAVHLQISRSYELVERIMFKPINPIYIIHGGREC; this is translated from the coding sequence ATGGAACTACCCGGAGGACCAACACAACCGGAAGTGATGGCCGTATCACTTGCAAAACTCGGCGTGCGGCCTGGCGACACAGTCGCTGACATCGGCTGCGGAACGGGAACGGTAACCAAAGAACTTGCAAACCTTGCCGGTCCCTCCGGCCACGTGTATGCGGTCGACCGCAGAGCTCTCGCAATCGCCTGCACCAAAGAGACCTGCGAGGGAATGGCGACAGTTGAAACGGTCGAAGGAGAAGCAATGGAGTTTCTCTCCTCTTCCCGCAAAAAAATCGACTGTGCCTTCTGCGGAGGAAGCCGCGACATTGCCGAGATCATCACCAGACTTGATGCTGACGGATGCAGAAGCATTGTCGTGAACGCGGTTTTGATCGAAACCGCAGTTGAGGCGATGCATACTATGCAGAGTCTTGGAATATTTCAGGAAGCCGTTCACTTACAGATCTCCAGATCCTACGAACTTGTGGAGCGCATTATGTTCAAACCAATAAACCCCATCTATATCATCCACGGAGGCCGCGAATGCTGA
- a CDS encoding cobalt-factor II C(20)-methyltransferase: MLTAVGLGPGDADLLTLKAVKILQEADTVFVPGGIACELVRPYAKNIVTLEFPMTRDESVITECMCRNAEKIASTAKTGKAVFGLIGDPNYYSTFSRLAEMVKESYPGLEVETVPGISSITAVASHAKIPVNGAFLVTDGPTAPATKILMKVTKPKEVAGLLEAEGYNDFIVVERMYMEGERVHRGTLPEKTNYFSIMIARKV; encoded by the coding sequence ATGCTGACCGCAGTCGGCCTTGGCCCCGGAGACGCAGATCTCCTGACACTCAAAGCCGTCAAAATTCTTCAGGAAGCTGACACCGTATTTGTTCCGGGCGGTATCGCCTGCGAGCTGGTCAGACCCTACGCGAAAAATATCGTGACCCTTGAGTTTCCCATGACCCGTGATGAATCGGTCATCACCGAGTGCATGTGCCGTAACGCAGAAAAGATCGCGTCCACAGCAAAAACCGGCAAAGCGGTCTTCGGTCTGATCGGTGACCCAAACTACTACTCAACATTCTCCCGTCTTGCCGAGATGGTGAAAGAGTCCTACCCGGGTCTTGAAGTGGAAACAGTTCCCGGCATCAGCTCCATCACCGCAGTCGCGTCCCATGCAAAAATTCCCGTGAACGGCGCGTTCCTGGTAACTGACGGCCCGACCGCACCTGCCACAAAAATTCTGATGAAGGTAACAAAACCCAAAGAGGTTGCAGGCCTGCTGGAGGCTGAAGGCTACAATGACTTCATCGTGGTTGAGCGGATGTATATGGAAGGCGAACGCGTTCATCGCGGAACTCTGCCGGAAAAGACCAACTACTTCTCGATCATGATTGCGAGGAAGGTATGA
- the cobM gene encoding precorrin-4 C(11)-methyltransferase encodes MKYYIVGAGCGDPGLITVKGMELLKQADVLIYAGSLVNPELVAQSPASLKLDSWGMKLEEITSVIAENVRAGKFVVRLHSGDPAIYGSIVEQIAPLEEEGIHAEIIPGVSSMFGAAAALQTEYTLRGVSESVIVTRSAGQTLDADQLAELSAHGTTMVIFLSTGHIDSVMQKLKRPADTPVAVVYHASWPDQKIVRGTIATIAEKVHEEGIERSALIIVGDVVKGIKAAYTNSHLYG; translated from the coding sequence ATGAAGTACTACATTGTCGGCGCAGGATGTGGCGATCCGGGTCTTATCACCGTCAAAGGAATGGAGCTGCTCAAACAGGCCGACGTTCTCATCTATGCAGGCTCTCTCGTAAATCCTGAACTGGTAGCACAGTCGCCTGCCTCCCTCAAACTCGACTCATGGGGCATGAAGCTTGAAGAGATAACATCCGTTATCGCAGAAAATGTTCGCGCCGGAAAATTTGTCGTGCGGCTGCATTCTGGAGATCCGGCAATTTACGGTTCGATCGTGGAACAGATCGCACCTCTTGAAGAGGAGGGCATTCACGCAGAAATTATTCCCGGCGTCTCTTCCATGTTTGGCGCGGCAGCCGCGTTGCAAACTGAGTACACCCTTCGCGGCGTCTCAGAGTCGGTGATCGTCACGCGTTCTGCCGGCCAGACACTGGACGCAGACCAGCTTGCCGAACTTTCCGCCCACGGAACAACGATGGTGATCTTCTTGTCCACCGGCCACATCGACTCGGTGATGCAGAAGCTCAAACGTCCGGCAGACACACCGGTTGCCGTCGTCTATCATGCCTCCTGGCCTGACCAGAAGATTGTCCGCGGAACGATTGCAACGATCGCAGAAAAAGTTCACGAGGAAGGCATCGAACGCTCCGCTCTCATCATCGTGGGAGACGTTGTAAAAGGAATCAAAGCTGCCTACACCAACTCACACCTCTACGGATGA
- the cbiG gene encoding cobalt-precorrin 5A hydrolase, whose translation MTTAVVVLDRFFSSGEKIAKHLEAELVPYRENVFAELYTSVDVIVAVMSAGIAVRGCASLLTDKWHDPAVVVVTPDLKYAIPVLGGHHGGNLCAKRLAEIGIEPVISTATETLGRPSVEETARLEGLAVVNRSSTREVNGAILDGEVPIVRVNPPHIVIANPGVSVLVNNSPYVIGIGCRLGTTAEEILAAIDSACKTAGIPLADVKIFATTVKKFHEAGLHEAVRSLSGNLIFLDDETVNAQVPQTPSRAEMLGLAGVAEPCALALAKSGTLILNKTVYGRVTIAIGQ comes from the coding sequence ATGACTACTGCTGTTGTTGTTCTGGACCGGTTTTTTTCTTCAGGAGAAAAAATCGCGAAACATCTTGAAGCAGAGCTGGTGCCGTACAGGGAAAACGTGTTCGCCGAACTCTATACCAGTGTGGACGTAATCGTTGCCGTGATGTCAGCAGGCATTGCGGTTAGAGGATGCGCATCCCTCTTGACCGACAAATGGCATGACCCGGCAGTTGTCGTGGTGACGCCTGACCTCAAGTACGCGATACCGGTTCTCGGCGGTCATCACGGCGGCAATCTCTGCGCAAAACGTCTTGCAGAGATCGGAATTGAACCAGTCATCTCAACCGCGACCGAGACGCTTGGCAGGCCGTCGGTTGAAGAGACCGCACGGCTCGAAGGCCTTGCAGTCGTCAACCGCTCCTCAACCCGCGAGGTGAACGGCGCGATCCTTGACGGTGAAGTTCCGATCGTGCGGGTGAATCCTCCGCACATCGTCATCGCAAATCCGGGAGTATCGGTCCTCGTCAACAACTCACCCTACGTGATCGGTATCGGCTGCCGGCTTGGCACAACCGCTGAAGAAATCCTCGCAGCAATCGATTCCGCATGCAAAACCGCGGGGATTCCGCTTGCGGACGTGAAAATTTTTGCAACAACCGTAAAAAAATTTCATGAGGCAGGACTTCATGAGGCTGTCAGGTCCTTATCCGGCAATCTCATCTTTTTAGATGACGAAACAGTTAACGCACAAGTACCGCAAACTCCGTCTCGCGCGGAGATGCTCGGACTTGCGGGCGTTGCAGAACCTTGCGCTCTGGCGCTCGCAAAGTCAGGAACTCTGATACTGAACAAGACCGTCTATGGCCGCGTCACCATTGCCATAGGACAATAA
- the cobJ gene encoding precorrin-3B C(17)-methyltransferase: MGTLWIVSSGPGSLQQLTPAAIKAIATADVIIGNAFYLEMLEPLIRNKQVIRSSMGKEVDRAKEAARLAADHNVAMITGGDAGVYGMASIVLEVVEHEFPNTDVEVIPGVTAATAAASRLGSPLSGDYVTLSLSDLLTPWEMIEKRLNLAFQMGVPVALYNPKSRGRPLNLGKAINIAMQYRSPETPVGVVKNVFRDGEEAFCVTLASLGENDELVDMHSILIIGGEETRFWEDNGDVKGIITPRGYHRKYVY; the protein is encoded by the coding sequence ATGGGAACTCTCTGGATCGTAAGCTCAGGACCCGGAAGTCTGCAACAACTGACTCCGGCCGCAATCAAGGCAATCGCCACAGCCGATGTGATCATCGGCAACGCGTTTTACCTCGAGATGCTTGAACCGCTCATAAGGAATAAACAGGTCATCAGAAGCTCGATGGGAAAAGAGGTTGACCGCGCAAAAGAAGCCGCACGCCTTGCAGCAGACCATAATGTGGCAATGATTACCGGCGGAGATGCCGGCGTCTACGGTATGGCAAGCATCGTGCTCGAAGTTGTTGAGCATGAGTTCCCGAACACCGATGTTGAGGTGATTCCGGGAGTAACCGCGGCTACTGCGGCTGCTTCACGTCTCGGCTCACCGCTTTCCGGAGATTATGTAACCCTCAGCCTGTCGGATCTGTTAACACCCTGGGAGATGATTGAAAAGCGGCTGAACCTCGCGTTCCAGATGGGCGTGCCGGTCGCACTTTACAATCCAAAGAGCAGGGGACGACCGCTGAATCTTGGAAAAGCGATCAACATTGCCATGCAGTACCGCTCGCCCGAGACACCGGTCGGTGTGGTGAAGAATGTGTTCCGGGACGGCGAAGAGGCGTTCTGCGTAACACTTGCATCGCTTGGTGAAAATGATGAACTGGTTGATATGCACTCGATTTTAATCATCGGCGGCGAAGAAACCAGATTCTGGGAGGATAACGGAGATGTCAAAGGAATTATTACACCCCGCGGTTACCACCGAAAGTACGTATACTGA
- a CDS encoding precorrin-8X methylmutase → MSKELLHPAVTTESTYTDIGADTPEGFSISSRSRSLAREMVGNATPEDRIRQRCSIAVGDWAMADLLRFDNDPVSAGLAAIKSGAPIFTDIRMVLTGIQKRGHSCSVECALDYGADISERLGITRSSAGFVALKDRLAGSVVVIGNAPSALLTVCSFVDEGICPALIVGTPVGFVNAAESKEILRTKNVPSVSNVGTRGGTPIAVASLNEIITMFAEQQK, encoded by the coding sequence ATGTCAAAGGAATTATTACACCCCGCGGTTACCACCGAAAGTACGTATACTGATATCGGCGCTGATACGCCGGAGGGATTTTCGATCTCTTCGCGCAGCAGAAGTCTGGCGCGTGAGATGGTTGGCAATGCAACGCCAGAAGACCGTATTCGTCAGAGATGTTCGATTGCTGTCGGCGACTGGGCAATGGCGGATCTTCTGCGGTTCGACAATGATCCAGTCTCCGCAGGTCTTGCGGCGATCAAATCAGGTGCCCCGATCTTCACCGACATCAGAATGGTTCTGACCGGCATTCAGAAGCGCGGTCACTCATGCAGCGTGGAGTGCGCGCTGGATTACGGCGCTGATATCTCGGAGAGACTTGGCATCACCCGCAGTTCGGCAGGATTCGTTGCTCTGAAAGACCGACTGGCAGGTTCAGTTGTGGTGATTGGAAATGCGCCGAGCGCTCTTCTGACGGTCTGTTCGTTTGTGGATGAGGGCATATGTCCGGCACTGATTGTGGGAACCCCGGTCGGGTTTGTGAATGCGGCAGAGTCAAAGGAGATTCTCCGCACGAAAAACGTGCCGTCAGTCTCAAACGTTGGCACCCGCGGCGGAACACCGATCGCGGTTGCGTCGCTGAATGAAATTATTACGATGTTTGCAGAACAGCAGAAATGA
- a CDS encoding cobalt-precorrin-5B (C(1))-methyltransferase: MIDPVSGFPYPEAWVAKCDEPAALKLAESGFGVLTANGTVLRRGFTTGTTAAAAAFAAVASLRGESITEAEITLPCGVTANVPTKGRNGCGEARKFAGDYPDDITAGILICAEAKPADATTLIAGEGIGRFSRSTPRYAEGEPAISPQARDEILSAIESGCRAAGIAAAEVLLTIPDGRRIGALTLNPKVGVLDGISVVGTTGFVEPWDDHLTETLAERISAAERVVITTGRTGLRFSRLLFPEYEVVLAGSKISEALAAAEGCQNAVICGLPGLILRFFDSKTATSRGFATVEELMASSAGSVALSAEVADAKVRYPHLRIVIIDRAGTVLIDSEEES, encoded by the coding sequence ATGATCGATCCGGTAAGTGGTTTTCCCTATCCTGAGGCATGGGTTGCAAAATGTGACGAGCCCGCGGCCCTCAAACTTGCCGAGAGCGGCTTTGGGGTTCTGACGGCGAACGGAACGGTGCTCCGCCGCGGGTTTACGACCGGAACAACTGCTGCGGCCGCTGCGTTTGCTGCGGTCGCGTCACTTCGTGGAGAGAGTATCACCGAGGCAGAGATTACTCTTCCCTGCGGAGTTACAGCAAACGTTCCGACAAAGGGACGCAATGGATGCGGTGAGGCGCGAAAGTTTGCCGGTGATTATCCTGATGATATCACGGCAGGTATTCTCATTTGTGCCGAGGCAAAGCCTGCTGACGCAACGACGCTCATTGCGGGAGAAGGCATCGGCAGATTCAGCCGCTCAACTCCCCGCTACGCAGAAGGTGAACCTGCAATCAGCCCTCAGGCGCGTGATGAGATTTTGTCGGCGATCGAGTCAGGATGTCGCGCGGCAGGCATTGCGGCAGCAGAAGTTCTGCTGACGATTCCTGACGGACGACGTATCGGTGCCCTGACGCTGAATCCAAAAGTCGGCGTGCTTGACGGCATCTCAGTTGTCGGAACGACGGGTTTTGTCGAGCCATGGGATGATCATCTGACCGAGACGCTTGCCGAGCGGATCTCGGCTGCTGAACGTGTGGTGATTACGACCGGACGGACCGGTCTGCGGTTTTCGCGCCTGCTGTTTCCAGAGTACGAGGTGGTGCTTGCGGGTTCAAAGATCAGTGAAGCGCTTGCCGCGGCAGAGGGATGCCAAAACGCTGTCATCTGTGGACTGCCAGGTCTGATTCTCAGATTTTTCGATTCCAAGACTGCGACCTCGCGGGGATTTGCAACTGTTGAGGAGCTGATGGCGTCATCCGCAGGGTCTGTGGCACTTTCTGCTGAGGTGGCGGATGCGAAAGTACGATATCCGCATCTGCGAATTGTGATTATTGATCGGGCAGGAACAGTCCTGATCGATTCGGAGGAGGAATCATGA
- a CDS encoding cobalt-precorrin-7 (C(5))-methyltransferase, translating to MIIVGVGAGTGMLTEEGIAKIRAAKLIYGSDRAIELAKPYTAADTEVIEITDYKALRTLPEGAVILSTGDPLMAGLGYLPGEVIPGISSMQVAFARLKASWTNVAVVNAHGKSHASAISRAVADAAAGHSVFVIADPDFSVAELAKALTAVSADMRIAVCEDLGYSYERVAEGTAAQPPEVRSKLFCVVIGY from the coding sequence ATGATTATTGTCGGAGTAGGGGCAGGAACCGGCATGCTGACCGAAGAGGGGATTGCAAAAATTCGTGCGGCGAAGTTGATCTATGGGTCCGACCGGGCGATTGAGCTGGCAAAACCGTACACAGCAGCTGACACGGAAGTGATTGAGATAACCGACTACAAGGCTCTCCGCACGCTTCCTGAGGGCGCGGTTATTTTGTCGACTGGTGACCCGCTTATGGCAGGACTCGGGTATCTGCCTGGCGAAGTAATCCCGGGAATTTCTTCGATGCAAGTAGCATTTGCACGGTTGAAGGCGTCATGGACGAATGTCGCGGTAGTGAATGCGCATGGGAAGAGTCATGCGTCAGCGATTTCTCGTGCGGTAGCCGATGCGGCGGCAGGCCATTCGGTGTTTGTGATTGCAGACCCGGACTTTTCGGTTGCCGAACTTGCCAAGGCGCTCACTGCGGTGTCTGCTGATATGCGGATTGCGGTCTGTGAGGATCTTGGCTATTCGTACGAGCGCGTCGCTGAAGGGACAGCTGCCCAGCCGCCGGAAGTGCGGAGTAAGCTGTTCTGCGTGGTTATCGGGTACTGA
- the alaS gene encoding alanine--tRNA ligase, protein MLENEYQLEYFKREGFVRKICKKCGMPFWTRDPEREICGDAPCEPYQFIGNPLFKKHTVEEMREAYLSFFEKNGHTRVGRYPVAARWRDDIYLTIASIADFQPYVTSGVCPPPANPLTISQPCIRLNDLDNVGRSGRHFTCFEMMAHHAFNTDENTIYWKDRCVELCSGFIESIGGDLNNLTFKENPWFGGGNAGASVEVLMGGLEVATLVFMNLSRKNSGKPQVMIDGKDYYEMPLRIVDTGYGLERFAWASQGTPTAYDAVFPEMIPRLLNSAGMEDTLDNPEVAAILGMNAKFAGLMDIRGEKIRDLRQKVADAANVSLTKLEEIIVPMENIYALCDHTRCLAYMLGDLIVPSNVREGYLARLVLRRSIRMMQEAGVDEDLGDLIVAQMEKIGLAQFEQEPAIVREIISREVEKYDATIERGTRTVQRVGQNYVKKSQPVPLDELITLYDSHGIPVELMKKILSEAGAEFEIPDDFDSRIAEMHSENEGEKPESPLAKYAERIAVLPPTRKSYYERPSDMEFEATIIDAIDEYVILDHTLFYPEGGGQPSDTGTFVSTDVMVRVDEVVKSGEVILHKVHGPGLKRGDRIKGVVDEERRWALMRHHSGTHVILRAAKEVLGPHVHQAGSQLSTDAARLDIRHYTHITSEQLKKIEIVANRLVMENLPVMIKVEPRTKAEQKFGFALYQGGVPPGKELRVVQMGAEVQACAGTHCQSTGEIGPVKLLRLEHIQDGVERIEFAAGFAALDAMQHLQTLLATSADTLSVQTENLPGSVERFFSEWKEQRKEIERLRAKIAELELSRLEGVMMSGVEVVVKQVDVSRKELVTVAGAVASRGGVAVLITTADGVGVVASSGVPEKVNAGKLVSEVCAVLGGKGGGKESLAQGAGVDALAVPAALTKAEELVSSWL, encoded by the coding sequence ATGCTTGAGAATGAATATCAGCTTGAATATTTCAAGCGGGAAGGATTTGTCCGCAAAATCTGTAAAAAATGCGGAATGCCGTTCTGGACACGGGACCCGGAACGTGAGATCTGTGGTGACGCCCCCTGTGAACCATATCAGTTCATCGGCAACCCCCTGTTCAAAAAGCACACCGTTGAAGAGATGCGCGAGGCATACCTCTCCTTCTTCGAAAAAAACGGTCATACTCGCGTCGGCAGATACCCAGTAGCCGCACGGTGGCGTGATGACATCTACTTAACTATCGCATCCATCGCCGACTTCCAGCCGTACGTGACGAGCGGAGTCTGCCCTCCTCCGGCAAACCCCTTAACCATCTCCCAGCCGTGTATCCGGTTAAACGACCTCGACAACGTCGGACGGTCAGGCCGCCACTTCACCTGCTTTGAGATGATGGCACATCACGCGTTTAACACCGACGAAAATACCATCTACTGGAAAGACCGCTGCGTAGAACTGTGCAGCGGCTTCATCGAATCAATCGGCGGCGACTTAAACAACCTCACCTTCAAGGAAAACCCCTGGTTCGGCGGAGGAAATGCAGGTGCAAGCGTCGAAGTCCTCATGGGCGGACTCGAAGTCGCAACACTTGTCTTCATGAACCTGTCCCGCAAAAACTCCGGCAAACCCCAGGTCATGATTGACGGCAAAGACTACTACGAAATGCCGCTTCGAATCGTGGATACCGGATACGGTCTGGAACGGTTCGCCTGGGCATCGCAGGGAACACCTACCGCCTACGACGCAGTCTTCCCGGAAATGATTCCGCGGCTGCTGAACTCTGCCGGCATGGAGGACACGCTCGACAACCCCGAAGTTGCCGCAATTCTTGGCATGAACGCCAAGTTTGCCGGACTCATGGACATTCGCGGAGAAAAAATCCGCGATCTCCGGCAGAAGGTTGCAGACGCAGCCAATGTCTCTCTCACAAAACTCGAGGAGATCATTGTTCCCATGGAGAACATCTATGCTCTCTGTGATCACACCCGCTGCCTTGCCTACATGCTCGGCGACCTGATCGTTCCGTCCAACGTCCGCGAAGGATACCTCGCACGGCTCGTACTTCGCCGCAGCATCAGAATGATGCAGGAAGCAGGCGTGGACGAAGATCTGGGCGACTTGATTGTTGCACAGATGGAAAAGATCGGTCTTGCCCAGTTTGAGCAGGAACCCGCAATCGTTCGCGAGATCATCAGCCGCGAGGTTGAGAAGTACGATGCAACGATCGAACGCGGAACCCGCACGGTTCAGCGCGTCGGCCAGAACTATGTGAAAAAGAGCCAGCCGGTTCCACTCGATGAGCTTATCACGTTGTATGATTCGCATGGTATTCCGGTTGAGCTGATGAAGAAAATTCTCTCCGAAGCTGGTGCAGAGTTTGAGATTCCTGACGACTTCGACTCCCGGATTGCAGAGATGCACTCGGAGAATGAGGGAGAGAAGCCTGAGTCTCCGCTCGCGAAATATGCAGAACGGATCGCGGTTCTTCCGCCGACCCGCAAGAGCTACTATGAGCGTCCAAGCGATATGGAGTTTGAGGCGACCATCATTGATGCAATTGATGAGTATGTGATTCTGGATCACACGCTGTTCTATCCCGAAGGCGGAGGTCAGCCGTCTGATACCGGTACTTTTGTCAGTACAGATGTGATGGTTCGGGTTGATGAGGTGGTGAAGTCAGGCGAGGTGATTCTGCACAAGGTTCACGGTCCTGGTCTGAAACGCGGCGACCGTATTAAGGGCGTCGTTGACGAGGAGCGGCGCTGGGCGCTGATGCGTCACCACTCAGGAACTCACGTTATTCTGCGTGCGGCAAAGGAGGTTCTTGGTCCTCATGTGCATCAGGCAGGATCTCAGCTTTCGACCGATGCGGCGCGTCTGGATATCAGGCATTATACGCATATTACGTCTGAGCAGCTGAAGAAAATCGAGATTGTGGCGAATCGGCTGGTGATGGAGAATCTGCCGGTTATGATTAAGGTTGAGCCGCGAACAAAAGCTGAGCAGAAGTTCGGGTTTGCTTTGTATCAGGGCGGTGTGCCGCCAGGAAAGGAGCTGCGGGTTGTCCAGATGGGCGCTGAGGTTCAGGCGTGTGCGGGTACGCACTGTCAGAGTACGGGCGAGATCGGGCCGGTGAAGCTTCTGCGGCTTGAGCATATTCAGGATGGTGTTGAGCGTATTGAGTTTGCGGCAGGGTTTGCGGCGCTTGATGCGATGCAGCATCTCCAGACGCTGCTTGCAACGTCTGCTGATACGCTGTCGGTGCAGACTGAGAATCTGCCGGGTTCGGTTGAGCGGTTCTTCTCTGAGTGGAAGGAACAGCGTAAGGAGATTGAGCGTCTGCGTGCGAAGATTGCTGAGCTTGAGCTTTCCCGCCTTGAGGGCGTGATGATGTCAGGTGTTGAGGTGGTGGTGAAGCAGGTGGATGTTTCAAGAAAGGAGCTGGTGACGGTTGCGGGCGCGGTTGCGAGCCGCGGCGGTGTTGCGGTTCTGATCACAACAGCTGATGGTGTTGGTGTTGTGGCGTCGTCTGGTGTTCCTGAGAAGGTGAATGCCGGTAAGCTGGTCTCTGAGGTCTGTGCTGTTCTTGGCGGCAAGGGCGGCGGAAAGGAGAGTCTTGCTCAGGGAGCTGGCGTGGACGCTTTAGCAGTTCCGGCAGCATTGACGAAAGCGGAAGAGCTGGTTTCTTCCTGGCTCTAA